One stretch of Muribaculum intestinale DNA includes these proteins:
- a CDS encoding RloB family protein: MARRIKERKLRNPAITIIGEGATERYYFTHLKLLNGYNYVCKPRNFAEQNIDDIQRQVERVLADEGIAVCVFDVDVTRIHPADKVKFDAMRRRYAGNPSVIICESMPSIEFWFLLHYLNTNRYFASSDDVIALLHRFMPNFSKQQSFLSRDNWVATLLADNKLSTAISNAIGIGEDGESYSNLHKLFALLNS, translated from the coding sequence ATGGCAAGAAGAATCAAAGAGCGTAAACTCAGAAATCCGGCGATTACAATCATCGGCGAGGGTGCTACCGAGCGCTACTACTTCACACACCTGAAACTCCTCAACGGTTATAACTACGTCTGCAAGCCCCGCAACTTTGCCGAGCAGAACATTGATGACATTCAACGGCAGGTGGAACGGGTACTCGCTGATGAAGGGATTGCCGTATGTGTATTCGATGTGGATGTAACCCGCATACATCCGGCGGACAAGGTCAAATTCGATGCCATGCGTCGGCGTTATGCCGGTAATCCGTCTGTAATCATCTGTGAGAGTATGCCGTCGATTGAGTTCTGGTTTCTTCTCCACTATCTCAATACCAACCGCTATTTCGCTTCATCTGATGATGTGATTGCCCTGCTCCACAGATTCATGCCTAATTTCAGCAAACAGCAGTCATTCCTGTCCCGCGACAATTGGGTAGCCACACTATTGGCCGACAACAAACTTTCAACAGCCATCTCTAATGCCATTGGTATCGGAGAAGACGGAGAATCATATTCCAACCTTCATAAGTTATTCGCGCTTCTTAATTCATAA
- a CDS encoding AAA family ATPase yields MIQELKIRNFKSFRDEVELSFEPSTDDRYNSVVTMPDGVKLLRFAVVLGANASGKSNLLEAIEFLRGFWNTLPSTNDDGTDVQPFLLRDDALSFDTEFELKFYAEGLRYWYKLKVNPEKVCHESLFVYLTNRPTKVFCREDVGGISRLNFNPAVVRLSQAEVDVMTMNCLRNMSLLATMKKVNVSVAYLDNMRRWIDSRILPLQSGSLSSLSNDAKKHIADSEDFREYLLQFAKEADFNISDIRIQKMAALFGHKVENADGSHDYILPEACQSTGTKRMVELESLIYEQLNRQAFLCIDEIEASMHPNLMEYILSKFVNTPDNQSQLLVSTHYDPILKDIDDIFGKDSVWFTEKGKDGNSQLFSLVDFNGLNKLSSIHRAYMNGRFGALPNVL; encoded by the coding sequence ATGATACAAGAGCTGAAAATACGTAATTTCAAGTCGTTTCGCGATGAAGTGGAATTGAGTTTTGAGCCGTCGACAGACGACCGTTACAACAGTGTGGTCACGATGCCTGACGGCGTGAAGCTGTTGCGCTTTGCAGTGGTGCTCGGCGCAAACGCCAGCGGCAAATCAAATCTGCTTGAAGCGATTGAGTTCCTGCGCGGTTTCTGGAACACACTTCCATCCACCAACGATGACGGTACGGATGTGCAGCCATTCCTGTTACGCGACGATGCGCTGTCTTTCGACACGGAATTTGAACTTAAATTCTATGCTGAAGGTCTGCGCTATTGGTACAAACTCAAGGTAAATCCTGAAAAGGTCTGCCATGAGTCGCTCTTCGTCTATCTCACCAACCGCCCGACAAAGGTGTTCTGTCGCGAGGATGTCGGTGGTATATCCAGGTTGAATTTCAATCCGGCTGTCGTCAGACTTTCTCAGGCGGAGGTGGACGTCATGACGATGAACTGTCTCCGCAATATGTCGCTGCTGGCTACCATGAAGAAGGTGAATGTCTCGGTCGCATATCTTGACAATATGCGCCGGTGGATTGACAGCCGTATTCTTCCGTTGCAAAGCGGTTCGCTTTCCTCTCTTTCAAATGATGCGAAAAAGCACATAGCGGACAGTGAGGATTTCCGCGAGTATCTTTTGCAATTCGCAAAGGAGGCCGACTTCAATATCTCGGATATCAGGATTCAGAAGATGGCGGCTCTGTTCGGACATAAGGTTGAGAATGCCGACGGTTCGCATGATTATATTCTCCCTGAGGCTTGCCAGAGCACGGGCACAAAGCGAATGGTTGAGCTGGAGTCTCTGATCTACGAACAGCTCAACCGTCAGGCGTTCCTTTGCATTGACGAGATTGAAGCCTCGATGCACCCCAACCTGATGGAGTATATCCTCTCGAAATTTGTCAATACACCGGATAACCAGTCTCAGCTTCTTGTCTCTACACATTACGACCCGATTCTTAAAGACATCGACGACATTTTCGGCAAGGACTCCGTATGGTTTACCGAGAAAGGGAAGGACGGCAACTCGCAGTTGTTCTCGCTGGTTGATTTCAATGGCCTCAACAAACTCTCATCTATTCACCGCGCTTATATGAACGGTCGTTTCGGCGCACTTCCCAACGTATTGTAA
- a CDS encoding phage integrase SAM-like domain-containing protein yields the protein MTNNPYFTLTFFTRKPRSEGYTDHKVYVRISVAGQQTDLAIGRSVNPENWDQKRKISKGRSRRDLELNKYLDEIRARFCEIHTNLVREKKLVNPIVMRDLFLGKVEKPKMLCEIFTESNAKRKEEMERGDMVNATYLRWERCVTYLGEFLRLTMNVDDIPVRDVTAGIIDDFEHFLRVSKNCANNTAVKYLRYLKTRISG from the coding sequence ATGACAAACAACCCTTATTTCACCCTGACCTTCTTCACAAGGAAGCCAAGGTCGGAAGGCTACACCGACCACAAGGTGTATGTCAGAATTTCAGTGGCAGGTCAGCAGACTGACCTCGCCATAGGCCGCTCGGTCAATCCTGAGAACTGGGACCAGAAACGCAAGATCTCGAAAGGTCGCTCCCGGCGCGATCTGGAGCTGAACAAGTACCTTGATGAGATACGGGCCAGATTCTGCGAGATTCATACTAATCTCGTGCGTGAGAAGAAACTCGTAAACCCTATTGTCATGCGCGACCTGTTTCTCGGCAAAGTTGAGAAGCCTAAGATGCTATGTGAGATTTTCACTGAATCCAACGCAAAGAGAAAAGAGGAAATGGAGCGTGGCGATATGGTCAATGCCACCTATCTTCGTTGGGAGCGGTGTGTGACCTATCTCGGCGAGTTCCTGCGTCTGACTATGAATGTCGATGATATTCCGGTAAGGGATGTCACGGCAGGAATAATAGATGATTTCGAGCATTTCCTGCGTGTCAGCAAGAACTGCGCCAACAACACGGCTGTGAAGTATCTCCGCTATCTCAAGAC